One Parageobacillus sp. KH3-4 genomic region harbors:
- a CDS encoding YkyB family protein, producing the protein MEPLEPTVDNLAKAIFTVNRHAKTALNPSFLYLLKKKAIEKLLQEGKAKKIGLHFSRNPKYSQQQSDVLVAVSNYYFHIPPTKEDFAHLPHLGALNDSYRNPVARMPLSQAKALLQAYTGVKETPPKRKKPYQKPVFKRLGESY; encoded by the coding sequence ATGGAACCGTTAGAACCGACAGTAGATAACTTAGCCAAAGCGATTTTTACCGTAAACCGCCACGCAAAAACCGCGTTAAACCCATCTTTTCTATATCTTCTTAAGAAAAAAGCCATCGAAAAACTACTGCAAGAAGGAAAGGCGAAAAAAATCGGCCTGCATTTTTCTCGCAATCCAAAATACAGCCAACAGCAATCGGATGTACTTGTCGCTGTCAGCAATTATTATTTTCATATTCCTCCAACGAAAGAAGACTTCGCACATCTTCCACACCTTGGAGCGCTTAATGACTCTTACCGCAATCCTGTCGCAAGAATGCCGCTGTCCCAGGCGAAGGCGCTGTTACAAGCATACACGGGCGTCAAAGAAACGCCGCCAAAACGAAAAAAGCCGTATCAAAAACCTGTGTTTAAGCGGCTTGGAGAAAGCTATTAA
- the abbA gene encoding antirepressor AbbA, producing MGKQLLEMLSHEEQILLLDILFAQQYALELVSCELADIENGEKQVDEKRYQQLLHLYDRLLQNM from the coding sequence ATGGGGAAACAATTGCTTGAAATGTTATCGCATGAAGAGCAAATATTGCTTCTTGATATTTTGTTTGCGCAACAATATGCATTGGAGCTTGTTAGTTGTGAGCTCGCTGATATAGAAAACGGCGAGAAGCAAGTGGACGAAAAACGATATCAGCAGCTTTTACATTTATACGATCGGCTTCTTCAAAACATGTAA
- a CDS encoding TlpA disulfide reductase family protein translates to MKLREPMPELTGATATLNGEVTRDQLIGDKPTLIHFWSVSCHLCKEAMPQVNEFRDRYKDKLNVVAVHMPRSENDLDVELVKKVAEEHGITQPILVDNEHKITDAFENQYVPAYYVFDAEGKLRHFQAGGSGMKMLEKRVNRVLEENEKAEQQ, encoded by the coding sequence ATGAAATTGCGTGAACCAATGCCGGAATTAACTGGGGCTACCGCAACGTTAAACGGTGAAGTAACAAGAGACCAGCTGATCGGCGATAAGCCAACATTAATCCATTTTTGGTCGGTAAGCTGCCACCTGTGCAAAGAAGCGATGCCGCAAGTCAATGAATTCCGTGACCGCTATAAAGACAAACTAAATGTGGTTGCTGTTCATATGCCGCGTTCGGAAAACGATTTGGACGTGGAGCTTGTCAAAAAGGTAGCGGAAGAACACGGCATTACGCAGCCGATTTTAGTCGACAATGAACATAAAATTACGGATGCGTTTGAAAATCAATATGTTCCGGCTTATTATGTATTTGATGCGGAAGGGAAGCTTCGCCATTTCCAAGCTGGCGGAAGCGGCATGAAAATGTTAGAAAAACGCGTGAACCGTGTGTTGGAAGAAAACGAAAAAGCGGAGCAACAATAA
- a CDS encoding metallophosphoesterase, whose product MERLEITKMNRRTFLKKLLGTGVGGMLAALLSYYYARFIEPGQLTITHHIISHPLIPKEFTGIKLLQFSDVHLGHYYGLDRFRHIIKKINELQPDIVLFTGDLLDKPNKYPHIDAVARELSRIRAPLGKFSIYGNHDHGGYGTDIYRYIMEKAEFRMLVNEHALIRKERSFIAIAGADDMMLGKPNFSEMIKSIPDSTYTIVLLHEPDGAMQTSRYPAHLQLSGHSHGGQVQLPFIGPLITPPLSERYYEGFYQISHLTLYVNRGLGTTRIPLRFLSPPELTVFTLQHQA is encoded by the coding sequence ATGGAACGATTAGAAATAACGAAGATGAATCGGCGAACATTTTTAAAAAAATTGCTGGGCACCGGTGTCGGCGGAATGCTGGCGGCATTATTAAGCTATTATTACGCCCGCTTTATTGAACCTGGACAATTAACCATTACTCACCATATCATTTCTCATCCGCTTATTCCGAAAGAATTTACAGGAATCAAACTTTTGCAATTTAGCGACGTTCATTTAGGCCACTATTACGGATTAGACCGCTTTCGCCACATAATCAAAAAAATAAACGAATTGCAGCCAGATATTGTGCTGTTTACGGGGGATTTATTGGATAAGCCAAACAAATATCCGCACATTGATGCAGTTGCCCGAGAGCTTTCTCGCATTCGCGCTCCGCTTGGAAAATTCAGCATTTACGGAAATCACGATCACGGCGGATATGGAACAGACATATATCGTTATATTATGGAGAAGGCCGAATTTCGGATGCTTGTCAATGAACATGCCCTTATTCGGAAGGAGCGAAGCTTTATTGCAATTGCCGGTGCGGATGATATGATGCTCGGCAAACCGAATTTTTCTGAGATGATAAAATCGATCCCTGATTCGACCTATACGATCGTGCTGTTACATGAACCAGATGGCGCCATGCAAACGAGCCGTTATCCCGCTCACCTGCAGTTATCGGGACATAGCCATGGCGGGCAAGTCCAGCTTCCTTTCATCGGTCCGCTCATTACTCCTCCGCTTTCTGAAAGATATTATGAAGGGTTTTATCAAATTAGCCATTTAACGTTATATGTTAACCGCGGCCTTGGCACGACAAGGATACCGCTTCGATTTCTTTCGCCGCCAGAACTTACTGTCTTTACATTGCAACATCAAGCATAA
- the cbpB gene encoding cyclic-di-AMP-binding protein CbpB yields MTSFENNEFVHMTVAQFLIPSDKVAHVQLGNYLDHALLVLTKTGYSAIPVLDTSYKLHGLISMTMIMDAILGLERIEFERLETMKVEEVMNKDIPRLLLDDDVLKGIELIVNHPFVCVENNDGYFEGIFTRREFLKRVNKQLRLWKYRNHVS; encoded by the coding sequence ATGACAAGTTTTGAAAACAATGAGTTTGTACATATGACTGTCGCACAATTTCTGATTCCTTCTGATAAAGTCGCGCATGTTCAACTCGGCAACTATTTAGACCATGCGTTATTAGTGTTAACGAAAACGGGATATTCCGCTATTCCTGTATTGGATACTTCGTATAAACTTCATGGATTAATTAGCATGACGATGATTATGGATGCGATTTTAGGATTGGAACGCATCGAATTTGAACGATTAGAAACGATGAAAGTGGAAGAAGTGATGAATAAAGATATTCCGCGCCTTTTATTGGATGATGATGTGTTGAAAGGGATTGAGCTTATCGTGAATCATCCATTTGTTTGCGTTGAAAATAACGATGGCTATTTTGAAGGAATTTTTACGAGGCGGGAATTTTTAAAACGTGTAAACAAACAGCTGCGTTTATGGAAATATCGCAACCACGTTTCGTAA
- the fadH gene encoding 2,4-dienoyl-CoA reductase encodes MNGKVIIITGGSSGMGKYMAKRFVSEGANVVITGRRREALEEAKKEIESPNGKVLPIQMDVRAPELVAEMVKRTDAEFGKIDALINNAAGNFICPAEKLSINGWNSVINIVLNGTFYCSREVGNYWIKNGQKGSIINMVATYAWNAGAGVIHSACAKAGVLAMTRTLAVEWGRKYGFRVNAIAPGPIERTGGAERLWESEEAERRTMESVPLGRLGTPEEIAALAAFLLSDDAAYINGECITMDGGQWLNQYPF; translated from the coding sequence ATGAATGGAAAAGTAATCATTATTACTGGCGGTTCGAGCGGGATGGGAAAATATATGGCAAAACGGTTTGTATCCGAAGGAGCGAATGTCGTTATTACAGGGAGACGGCGCGAAGCGCTCGAAGAAGCGAAAAAAGAAATTGAATCTCCAAACGGGAAAGTTCTTCCGATTCAAATGGATGTGCGCGCCCCTGAATTAGTTGCCGAAATGGTAAAGCGAACAGATGCGGAATTTGGGAAAATTGACGCTCTCATTAATAATGCTGCCGGCAATTTTATTTGCCCTGCTGAGAAGCTATCGATCAATGGCTGGAACAGCGTCATTAATATCGTATTAAATGGTACGTTTTATTGCAGCCGCGAGGTCGGAAATTATTGGATTAAAAACGGCCAAAAAGGTTCCATCATCAACATGGTTGCCACGTATGCTTGGAATGCTGGCGCAGGTGTCATTCATTCCGCATGTGCGAAAGCAGGCGTGTTGGCGATGACAAGGACGCTTGCGGTAGAATGGGGACGGAAATATGGATTTCGCGTCAATGCGATTGCACCTGGGCCAATTGAGCGGACAGGAGGAGCGGAACGGCTTTGGGAATCGGAAGAAGCAGAAAGACGGACAATGGAAAGCGTTCCGCTAGGGCGTCTCGGCACACCGGAAGAAATTGCCGCGCTTGCCGCGTTTCTTCTTTCTGATGATGCTGCTTACATCAATGGGGAATGCATCACAATGGACGGTGGGCAGTGGCTTAACCAATACCCGTTTTGA
- a CDS encoding IDEAL domain-containing protein has protein sequence MYEKQYPYEGAILFSQMEEPNSYGPLAEKVLEHAIFQFQKQKLMEKIDEALMSRNKSLFLELSAQYNELLKKYGA, from the coding sequence ATGTACGAAAAGCAATATCCTTATGAAGGCGCGATTTTGTTTAGCCAAATGGAAGAACCCAATAGCTATGGTCCGCTTGCGGAAAAAGTGTTGGAGCATGCGATATTCCAGTTCCAAAAACAAAAACTGATGGAAAAAATCGACGAGGCGCTGATGTCGCGAAACAAGTCCCTCTTTTTGGAACTTTCCGCACAATATAATGAACTTTTAAAAAAATACGGTGCGTAA
- the dapD gene encoding 2,3,4,5-tetrahydropyridine-2,6-dicarboxylate N-acetyltransferase has protein sequence MKMMDANEIIAFIQNSKKKTPVKVYIKGNLEGIDFGENAKTFIAGNAGVVFGEWQEIQAALEANKDKIEDYVIENDRRNSALPLLDLKGVKARIEPGAIIRDQVEIGDNAVIMMGAVINIGAVVGEGTMIDMNAVLGGRATVGKNCHVGAGAVLAGVIEPPSAKPVVVEDDVVIGANAVILEGVTVGKGAVVAAGAVVVEDVPPYTVVAGVPARVIKKIDEKTKAKTEIKQELRQL, from the coding sequence ATGAAAATGATGGACGCAAATGAAATTATCGCTTTTATTCAAAATAGTAAGAAAAAGACTCCTGTTAAAGTATACATAAAAGGAAATCTCGAGGGGATCGATTTTGGAGAAAACGCTAAAACGTTTATCGCTGGAAATGCTGGCGTCGTTTTTGGGGAATGGCAAGAAATTCAAGCAGCGTTAGAAGCAAATAAAGACAAGATTGAAGATTATGTGATTGAAAATGACCGACGCAATTCCGCGCTTCCTCTTCTTGATTTAAAAGGGGTAAAAGCGCGCATTGAGCCGGGTGCGATCATTCGTGACCAAGTGGAAATTGGCGATAATGCGGTCATTATGATGGGAGCGGTCATCAACATTGGCGCCGTTGTTGGCGAAGGAACGATGATTGACATGAACGCAGTGCTCGGCGGGCGCGCGACGGTCGGAAAAAATTGCCACGTTGGTGCAGGCGCTGTTTTAGCTGGAGTCATCGAACCGCCTTCTGCGAAACCGGTGGTTGTCGAAGATGACGTTGTCATTGGAGCAAACGCCGTTATTTTAGAGGGAGTTACCGTCGGCAAAGGCGCCGTTGTTGCGGCAGGCGCTGTTGTAGTGGAAGATGTGCCGCCGTATACGGTTGTTGCCGGTGTTCCGGCGCGTGTCATTAAAAAAATTGATGAAAAAACAAAGGCAAAAACGGAGATTAAACAAGAGCTCCGTCAATTATAA
- a CDS encoding EAL-associated domain-containing protein, with translation MDALDVMANLQKVFPYYQAIFSADEHCVVGYEVLGRYESETGVVSLGPFFHDETIPEEFRLEVDEVVTKKALDYFLSLDDYTPLIFLNRDANLLMLDRAESFLQLLLQYEARGLSLERVVLEINEHHFKGDLNQLSHLLTYIRTYGIKIAVDNIGEHSSNLERIGLLSPDVLKIDLRQLRKTSVNQAYQDVIYSLSLLARKIGATLLYKDIEASFQLQYAWRNGGRYYQGYYLAKPSAELVPRDMLKELLRQECHHFIQQEKKKLETLYRISEQFQQRLTALLAKYKKVSDFNELISLLANELNDVCFRIYVCDEDGFQQSANIFKQDNQWELQPQYYMKNWSWRPYFLENIIRMRSRKRGILSDLYTDIETGETIRTYSYPIDDHHYLFIDLSYSYLFEHDAHY, from the coding sequence ATGGATGCATTAGACGTAATGGCGAATCTACAAAAAGTTTTTCCGTACTATCAAGCGATTTTTAGCGCTGATGAACATTGTGTGGTTGGATATGAAGTGCTGGGAAGATACGAATCAGAAACGGGAGTGGTAAGCCTAGGTCCGTTTTTTCATGACGAAACAATACCGGAAGAGTTTCGTTTAGAAGTGGACGAAGTAGTGACAAAGAAAGCGCTTGATTATTTTCTTTCCCTCGACGATTATACGCCGCTTATTTTTTTAAATCGTGATGCGAACTTATTGATGCTTGACCGTGCCGAGTCGTTTTTGCAGCTGCTTCTTCAGTATGAAGCGCGCGGATTGTCGCTGGAGCGCGTTGTGTTAGAGATCAATGAACATCATTTTAAAGGGGATTTGAATCAATTAAGCCACTTGTTAACATATATTCGCACATACGGAATTAAAATTGCGGTGGATAATATAGGAGAACATAGCAGCAATTTGGAGAGAATCGGGTTATTGTCACCTGACGTTTTGAAAATTGATTTGCGTCAATTGCGGAAAACTTCCGTCAATCAAGCGTACCAAGATGTGATTTATTCCCTTTCCCTGCTCGCCCGTAAAATCGGAGCAACGCTTTTATACAAAGATATTGAAGCATCGTTTCAATTGCAATACGCATGGCGCAATGGGGGGCGTTATTACCAAGGGTACTATTTGGCGAAACCGTCTGCCGAGCTGGTGCCGCGCGATATGTTGAAAGAGCTTCTGCGCCAAGAATGCCACCATTTTATTCAGCAAGAAAAGAAAAAACTAGAAACGCTCTATCGCATTTCTGAACAGTTTCAGCAACGGCTGACTGCGCTTTTAGCAAAATATAAAAAAGTCTCTGATTTTAACGAACTGATCTCGCTTTTAGCGAATGAGTTGAATGACGTTTGTTTCCGCATTTATGTTTGCGACGAAGACGGATTTCAACAGTCGGCCAACATCTTCAAACAAGATAATCAATGGGAACTTCAGCCGCAATATTATATGAAAAATTGGAGCTGGCGGCCGTACTTTTTAGAAAATATTATCCGGATGCGCTCACGCAAACGCGGAATTCTTTCCGATTTATACACAGATATTGAAACAGGGGAAACGATTCGGACGTATTCGTACCCGATTGATGACCACCACTATTTATTCATCGATCTATCGTATAGTTATTTATTTGAACACGATGCTCATTACTAA
- the corA gene encoding magnesium/cobalt transporter CorA, translated as MIRTCAVTKEFDVMYDVPLSFVNSSDVSWYWVDFHEPTEDEAKLLADFFHFHPLAIEDCLEYVQRPKLDFYDRYLFVVLHAIEESSLEAEEVDLFVGQNFIVSFHKQSIHAVNEVWERIKSEEDVQQGPFHVMYRIIDKIVDDYFPPIYHIEDVLNELEENANDETIQEIIEKVFDIRGDLSKLRRTIVPMRDLLYRIIHSERLQRMKERQLYFHDIYDHLLKLAEMIETNREITSDIRDSYLSLNSNRMNTIMMTLTVITTIFMPLTFISSIYGMNFDYMPELHWKYGYFMVLGVMAVIAISMFFWFKRNGWFRFHKGNDSKEKK; from the coding sequence ATGATTCGAACATGTGCAGTGACAAAAGAGTTTGACGTAATGTATGATGTTCCGCTTTCGTTTGTCAATAGCTCCGATGTTTCATGGTATTGGGTTGATTTTCATGAACCGACTGAAGATGAAGCAAAGCTGCTGGCTGACTTTTTTCATTTCCATCCGCTTGCGATTGAAGACTGTTTGGAATACGTGCAACGGCCAAAACTGGATTTTTATGACCGGTATTTATTTGTTGTGTTGCATGCGATCGAAGAAAGTTCGCTGGAAGCGGAGGAAGTCGATTTATTTGTCGGACAAAATTTTATCGTTTCTTTCCATAAGCAGTCCATTCATGCCGTGAATGAAGTATGGGAACGAATCAAGAGCGAGGAAGATGTCCAGCAAGGGCCTTTCCATGTAATGTACCGCATCATAGACAAGATCGTCGACGACTATTTTCCTCCGATTTATCATATTGAAGATGTGTTGAATGAATTAGAGGAAAACGCAAACGATGAGACAATTCAAGAAATTATCGAAAAAGTGTTTGACATTCGCGGCGATTTATCGAAGTTAAGAAGAACGATTGTGCCAATGCGCGATTTGCTGTACCGGATTATTCATTCTGAACGTCTGCAGCGGATGAAGGAGCGCCAACTATATTTTCATGATATTTACGATCATCTTCTGAAGCTGGCGGAAATGATTGAAACGAATCGCGAAATTACGTCTGATATACGCGATAGCTATTTGTCGCTTAACTCGAACCGGATGAACACCATTATGATGACATTGACGGTTATTACGACGATTTTTATGCCATTAACGTTCATTTCGAGCATTTATGGAATGAACTTTGATTACATGCCGGAATTGCATTGGAAGTACGGCTACTTTATGGTCCTTGGAGTAATGGCGGTGATTGCGATTTCGATGTTTTTTTGGTTTAAACGGAACGGCTGGTTCCGATTCCATAAAGGGAATGATTCCAAAGAGAAGAAATGA
- a CDS encoding chemotaxis protein, protein MTEKSRILLESGTNELEIVEFVIANNHFAINVMKVREIVRPLPITKIPHSHPHIEGIIELRGEVLPVVDLAKVLHFPSSEHPEHDKFIVAEFNQLKVVFHVHDVTRIHRISWKQIEKPSQMYQGLEAQIIGVVKLEGQMILLLDFEKIIVDINPDLGINTQQTKQLENRERSQKKIIVAEDSPLLRRLLHETLAEAGYGLVEFFENGEDALRYLQSIVDAGKDIAEEVQLVITDIEMPQMDGHHLTKRIREDERLKKLPVIIFSSLITDDLRHKGEEVGATAQVSKPQIGELVNMIDAHIL, encoded by the coding sequence ATGACGGAAAAATCACGGATTTTATTAGAAAGCGGTACGAACGAACTGGAAATTGTCGAATTTGTAATTGCGAATAACCATTTTGCGATCAATGTCATGAAAGTGCGTGAAATTGTTCGCCCGCTTCCGATTACAAAAATTCCGCATTCTCATCCGCATATTGAAGGGATTATTGAGCTGCGCGGAGAAGTGCTTCCGGTTGTGGATTTGGCAAAAGTGCTTCATTTTCCATCTTCCGAGCATCCTGAACATGATAAATTTATTGTCGCTGAGTTTAATCAACTAAAAGTCGTTTTCCATGTACATGATGTGACACGCATCCATCGAATTTCATGGAAACAGATTGAAAAGCCGTCGCAAATGTACCAAGGGCTGGAAGCGCAAATTATTGGTGTCGTGAAATTGGAAGGACAAATGATTTTATTGTTGGATTTTGAAAAAATTATCGTCGACATTAACCCAGACTTAGGGATAAACACGCAGCAAACGAAACAGCTTGAAAATCGCGAACGTTCGCAGAAAAAGATCATCGTCGCGGAAGATTCTCCGCTATTAAGAAGATTGTTGCACGAGACGTTGGCGGAAGCGGGATACGGATTGGTGGAATTTTTCGAAAATGGCGAGGATGCTCTCCGCTATTTGCAATCGATTGTTGATGCAGGAAAAGACATCGCTGAAGAAGTGCAGCTTGTTATTACGGACATTGAAATGCCGCAAATGGATGGACATCATTTAACAAAGCGCATTCGCGAAGACGAAAGATTAAAGAAACTTCCTGTCATTATTTTTTCTTCTCTTATTACCGACGATCTTCGCCATAAAGGAGAGGAAGTCGGTGCGACAGCACAAGTAAGCAAACCGCAAATTGGCGAACTCGTCAACATGATTGATGCGCATATCTTATAG
- a CDS encoding peroxiredoxin yields the protein MAERMVGKQAPRFELQAVLPNGDFGRVSLEENMKNGKWTVLFFYPMDFTFVCPTEITAISDRYDEFEDLDAVVIGVSTDSVYSHQAWMKVPREENGIGKIKYPLAADPTHQVSRDYGVLIEEEGVALRGLFIIDPEGELKYAVVHHNNIGRDVDEVLRVLQALQTGGLCPANWKPGQKTLDV from the coding sequence ATGGCAGAACGCATGGTAGGAAAACAAGCGCCTCGTTTTGAACTTCAAGCAGTATTGCCAAATGGAGATTTTGGTCGTGTCAGCCTTGAGGAAAACATGAAAAACGGCAAATGGACAGTTCTTTTCTTCTATCCAATGGACTTTACTTTCGTGTGCCCGACAGAAATTACGGCAATTTCTGACCGCTATGATGAATTTGAAGATTTAGATGCGGTTGTGATCGGCGTTTCGACAGACTCTGTATATTCGCATCAAGCGTGGATGAAAGTGCCTCGCGAAGAAAACGGTATTGGCAAAATTAAATATCCTTTAGCGGCTGATCCTACTCATCAAGTTTCTCGCGACTACGGCGTTCTTATTGAAGAAGAAGGCGTTGCGCTCCGTGGTCTATTCATCATCGACCCAGAAGGCGAATTGAAATACGCTGTTGTTCACCATAACAACATCGGCCGCGATGTAGACGAAGTATTGCGTGTGCTTCAAGCGCTACAAACTGGCGGTCTTTGCCCAGCAAACTGGAAACCAGGACAAAAAACGTTAGATGTGTAA
- a CDS encoding N-acetyldiaminopimelate deacetylase: MSSISPFVAIRRDLHKIPELGFQEFKTQRYLLRYIHTLPQERLEIKTWKTGIFVKVNGTDPRKMIGYRTDIDGLPIKEETGLPYRSEHEGNMHACGHDVHMSIALGLLAHFAEHPIKDDLLFIFQPAEEGPGGAKPMLESEIMQVWKPDMIIALHIAPEYPVGTIATKEGLLFANTSELFIDLKGKGGHAAFPHLANDMVVAACSLVTQLQSIVARNVDPLDSAVITIGKISGGTVQNVIAECARLEGTIRTLSVDSMKKVKERIEALVNGIKIAYQCEAEIDYGSMYHQVYNDPGLTAEFIKFAEDYPEIRFVRCKEAMTGEDFGYMLAEIPGFMFWLGVDSPYGLHHAKLAPNEAAIDQAIAFLTSYITWKGNNE; the protein is encoded by the coding sequence ATGTCATCAATTAGCCCGTTTGTTGCGATTCGCCGTGATTTGCACAAAATTCCTGAACTAGGCTTTCAAGAATTTAAAACGCAGCGGTATTTATTGCGCTATATTCACACGTTGCCGCAAGAACGGCTGGAAATAAAGACGTGGAAAACAGGAATTTTTGTGAAAGTAAACGGAACAGATCCGCGAAAAATGATTGGCTATCGTACCGATATCGACGGTTTGCCGATTAAGGAGGAAACCGGATTGCCGTACCGCTCGGAGCATGAAGGAAACATGCATGCATGCGGGCACGATGTGCATATGAGCATCGCGCTTGGGTTGCTTGCGCATTTTGCCGAGCATCCGATCAAGGATGACTTATTATTTATTTTCCAGCCGGCAGAGGAAGGGCCGGGCGGAGCAAAGCCAATGTTAGAAAGTGAGATAATGCAAGTTTGGAAACCTGATATGATTATCGCTTTACATATTGCCCCGGAATACCCAGTCGGCACGATTGCGACGAAAGAAGGCTTGCTGTTTGCGAATACGTCAGAATTGTTTATTGACTTAAAAGGAAAAGGCGGACACGCGGCGTTTCCACACTTGGCGAACGATATGGTTGTTGCCGCCTGCTCGCTTGTTACGCAGCTTCAGTCTATCGTTGCGCGCAATGTCGATCCGCTTGACAGCGCTGTTATTACCATTGGAAAAATTTCTGGCGGCACCGTGCAAAATGTGATCGCAGAATGTGCACGTTTGGAAGGGACGATCCGCACATTGTCGGTTGATTCAATGAAAAAAGTGAAAGAGCGGATTGAAGCGCTGGTGAACGGAATAAAGATCGCATATCAATGCGAAGCGGAAATTGACTATGGCTCCATGTATCATCAGGTTTACAACGATCCGGGATTGACGGCGGAATTTATCAAGTTTGCCGAAGACTATCCGGAAATTCGCTTCGTTCGCTGCAAAGAAGCGATGACAGGGGAAGACTTTGGCTATATGCTTGCAGAAATTCCGGGGTTTATGTTTTGGCTTGGCGTCGATTCTCCTTACGGTTTGCATCATGCGAAATTAGCGCCAAACGAAGCGGCGATTGATCAAGCGATTGCGTTTTTGACATCGTACATTACGTGGAAAGGAAACAATGAATAA
- a CDS encoding YkuS family protein, with product MARIGVEHSLTNVQEALKARGHEVIPLRGENDAKGCDCCVITGQDVNVMGIQNAAASCSVIEASGLTAEEICRKVEEKVR from the coding sequence ATGGCGAGAATCGGCGTCGAACATTCGTTAACAAACGTGCAAGAAGCGTTAAAAGCAAGAGGGCATGAAGTCATACCGCTTCGCGGGGAAAATGACGCCAAAGGCTGTGACTGTTGCGTAATTACCGGCCAAGACGTGAATGTCATGGGCATTCAAAATGCGGCTGCCTCTTGTTCTGTGATCGAAGCGAGCGGTCTAACGGCGGAAGAAATTTGCCGAAAAGTTGAAGAAAAAGTGCGCTAA
- a CDS encoding TrkA family potassium uptake protein → MNVKKQYAVIGLGRFGGSICRTLSEQGMEVLAIDIDEDRVNEFASIASHAVVGDATDENVLKSLGIRNFDHVIVAIGDNIQASILTTLILKELGVQHITVKATNDYHEKVLKKIGADQIVHPERDMGERIANNLISSNVLDYLELSDKHSIVEIVASERLDGHSLLELDIRARYGINIVAIKRGTDVIVSPLASEIIRKGDILVVIGADEDIDRFEEKVVSK, encoded by the coding sequence ATGAATGTGAAGAAACAATATGCTGTGATCGGCCTTGGCCGTTTTGGCGGAAGCATTTGCCGCACGCTGAGCGAACAAGGGATGGAAGTGCTGGCGATCGATATCGACGAAGACCGCGTGAATGAATTCGCTTCGATCGCCTCTCATGCGGTTGTAGGGGACGCAACGGACGAAAATGTGTTAAAAAGTTTGGGAATTCGCAATTTCGACCATGTTATTGTCGCGATCGGCGATAATATTCAAGCGAGCATTTTAACGACATTAATTTTAAAAGAATTAGGCGTTCAACATATTACCGTAAAAGCGACGAATGATTACCATGAAAAAGTGTTGAAAAAAATCGGCGCTGATCAAATTGTTCACCCAGAGCGAGACATGGGCGAACGAATTGCCAATAATTTGATTTCTAGCAATGTTCTTGACTATCTGGAGCTATCGGATAAGCATAGCATCGTCGAAATTGTGGCAAGCGAGCGGTTAGATGGACACTCGCTGTTAGAGCTTGATATCCGCGCCCGCTATGGAATTAACATCGTTGCTATTAAACGTGGCACGGATGTGATTGTATCGCCATTGGCATCCGAGATTATTCGCAAAGGCGACATTTTAGTCGTGATCGGTGCGGATGAAGATATCGACCGCTTTGAAGAAAAGGTAGTTAGTAAGTAA